In Zhaonella formicivorans, one DNA window encodes the following:
- a CDS encoding chloride channel protein: protein MSIILLGIFTGLAAVLFKLLIKFFSQLFFQHLYNAVLFLSSYAIVLLPATGGLIIGIAKKILVGDFKNVSVSGLIAGLAEGKNFIPPEVVWWQLLAASITMGSGGSVGPEGPAILMGCAIGSVFASRISCSSQEQQSLIAAGAAGGIAASFNAPLAGAIFAQEVILGDFRRKSFLACALSSVTATYIAHLFYTTEPVFDLPSNLLLQFSHLYLFPILGILAGIYGAFFIRFFHYVGQLWHGRCPIQSWLKPAAGGIAVGIIGLFLPEALGEGHEVMQLALLGGLSTLTLFVLTLGKAVTTSLSLGSGAVGGIFAPTLFLGIMLGGVFGAGIKMATGADLVGGFAVVGMAAVFAAVFKAPVTAILMTFELTRNYHLIMPVILTSIIATYVSAAIETESIYTFKLAKMGMDLRHYHPYLGKVHSG from the coding sequence ATGAGTATAATTTTGTTGGGGATCTTCACAGGACTCGCGGCAGTTCTATTTAAGCTCCTGATTAAGTTTTTTTCACAGCTGTTTTTTCAGCATCTTTACAATGCCGTTTTGTTTTTAAGCTCTTACGCTATCGTTTTATTGCCGGCAACAGGCGGATTAATCATTGGGATAGCTAAAAAAATTCTTGTTGGTGATTTCAAAAACGTTAGCGTATCGGGGTTAATTGCCGGACTGGCCGAAGGCAAGAATTTCATTCCCCCAGAGGTAGTTTGGTGGCAGCTCTTGGCTGCTTCCATTACTATGGGCTCCGGGGGATCGGTTGGTCCGGAAGGTCCTGCGATTTTAATGGGTTGTGCCATTGGCTCGGTTTTTGCAAGCAGAATCAGTTGTTCTTCCCAAGAACAGCAGAGCCTGATTGCCGCAGGTGCGGCAGGAGGTATTGCGGCCAGTTTCAATGCGCCTTTAGCGGGCGCAATATTTGCTCAAGAAGTTATCTTAGGTGACTTTCGGAGAAAAAGTTTTTTAGCATGTGCGTTAAGTTCGGTGACTGCAACTTATATTGCCCACTTATTTTACACTACCGAACCGGTTTTTGATCTACCTTCAAATTTATTGCTGCAGTTTTCGCACCTTTATCTTTTCCCTATCCTCGGTATTTTAGCAGGAATATATGGGGCTTTTTTTATAAGGTTCTTTCATTATGTAGGGCAATTGTGGCACGGGCGTTGTCCAATCCAGTCATGGTTAAAGCCAGCAGCTGGTGGTATAGCGGTAGGTATAATAGGTTTATTTTTGCCAGAAGCCTTAGGGGAGGGGCACGAAGTAATGCAGTTGGCATTGCTTGGCGGTTTATCCACATTAACACTTTTTGTCCTGACTCTTGGTAAAGCAGTCACCACCTCTCTCAGTTTGGGTTCGGGAGCAGTCGGCGGAATTTTTGCACCTACTTTATTTCTTGGGATAATGCTGGGAGGAGTTTTTGGGGCTGGTATTAAAATGGCTACCGGCGCAGATCTAGTTGGGGGATTTGCTGTTGTCGGTATGGCGGCAGTTTTTGCCGCGGTTTTTAAAGCTCCCGTAACTGCCATTTTGATGACTTTTGAACTTACTAGAAATTACCATTTAATAATGCCTGTGATTTTGACTTCGATAATTGCAACTTATGTCAGCGCTGCTATTGAAACTGAGTCTATCTACACCTTTAAGTTGGCAAAAATGGGCATGGATCTCAGACACTATCATCCCTATCTGGGAAAAGTTCATAGCGGCTAA
- a CDS encoding IS110 family transposase, translated as MQDILEICCGLDVHKETVVACLLKGNVDGEPVKTIRTFSTLLAGLDEMKVWLENENCRHVAMESTGIYWQPVYNVLEEAFDGSMVLIVANARHMKNVPGKKTDMKDAEWIATLLRAGLLEGSFVPSKPIRELRNLTRYRKSIIEEITSQKNRIEKHLQSCGFKLSTFLTDIFGVSGRAIMDHLSHHGKISAREVENFVKGRAKNKLHEIKQAVNGKMDVHQREFLKLLLGWLDQHYEHLRQVEQNLEEKLAQYQRQLEQLDGIPGIDKTAAAAILAEIGIDMSRFKTAEHICSWAGLSPGNNESAGKKKSTRTTNGNTYLKRILCEVAWCITRIRQSYLSSWYWKIKQRRGAKKALVALARKVLVIIYNLLKNDADYDETSFEKAKQKQEKFRVKRIIAEAKKLGLEVIEPHEVA; from the coding sequence ATGCAAGACATCCTGGAAATATGTTGTGGTCTTGATGTCCACAAAGAAACGGTTGTAGCCTGCCTATTAAAAGGCAATGTTGACGGGGAACCGGTTAAAACCATCCGCACCTTTTCCACCCTTCTTGCCGGGCTAGATGAAATGAAAGTTTGGCTAGAAAATGAGAACTGTCGGCATGTTGCAATGGAAAGCACCGGCATCTATTGGCAGCCTGTATATAACGTGTTGGAAGAAGCCTTTGACGGCAGTATGGTTTTGATTGTTGCCAATGCCCGGCATATGAAAAATGTACCCGGTAAAAAGACCGACATGAAGGACGCCGAATGGATAGCTACCCTTTTGCGTGCCGGATTATTAGAAGGAAGTTTTGTTCCCTCCAAACCAATCCGGGAACTCCGTAATCTGACCCGGTACCGCAAAAGTATCATCGAGGAAATTACGTCACAGAAAAACCGGATCGAAAAACACTTACAAAGCTGCGGCTTTAAGCTCTCTACCTTCCTGACCGATATCTTCGGCGTATCGGGCCGGGCGATTATGGATCATCTTAGCCACCATGGGAAAATATCCGCCCGGGAAGTAGAGAATTTTGTAAAGGGGCGTGCTAAGAATAAGCTCCATGAGATCAAACAGGCTGTCAATGGCAAAATGGATGTTCATCAAAGAGAGTTTCTAAAGCTATTGTTAGGTTGGCTAGATCAGCATTACGAGCATCTCCGTCAAGTAGAGCAAAACTTAGAAGAAAAACTGGCTCAGTATCAAAGACAACTAGAGCAACTAGACGGCATACCGGGCATTGATAAAACTGCAGCAGCAGCCATTTTGGCGGAAATCGGAATTGATATGAGTCGTTTTAAAACCGCTGAACATATCTGTTCCTGGGCGGGCTTAAGCCCCGGTAACAATGAAAGTGCAGGAAAAAAAAAGTCCACTCGTACCACCAACGGTAACACCTATTTAAAACGGATCCTATGTGAAGTTGCTTGGTGCATCACCCGAATACGTCAAAGCTACTTATCATCCTGGTATTGGAAAATCAAACAACGCCGTGGCGCCAAAAAAGCTCTTGTTGCATTAGCCAGAAAAGTTCTCGTAATAATATACAACCTGTTAAAAAATGATGCTGATTACGATGAAACATCCTTTGAAAAAGCCAAACAAAAACAGGAAAAGTTCCGAGTTAAAAGGATTATTGCTGAAGCTAAGAAACTAGGTCTGGAGGTGATAGAACCCCACGAGGTTGCTTAA
- a CDS encoding HD-GYP domain-containing protein, whose translation MLQLNEICNAFSVILDMAGERTFEHSKRTAYIATRLGETVGFPKHLCFYGGLLHDIGASGELNAYSLKEVHTQRHLIYDHAKLGAEIVKDLPFLGEISPLIKYHHEHYNGSGAFKLSGNEIPLGARILYLADQIDLQLGENLGESINREKIIGWVQEFSGKTVFPELKDAFLVLAATERFWLDLENRNLDYSLSKIQPQPLYISFEEFEVIAHAFSRIIDNKSKFTHNHSLGLFKVAQKLAAGLGYDGLMLKKIGIAAYLHDLGKLIVPREILEKPGKLSSEEFAIIKQHTYYTKKILLQVKGLEDIANWAGNHHEKLNGTGYPEGLTVLSQEDQIIAFADIYTALTEDRPYRAGLSHEEAIKIIEKMVENNDLSQELFLKFQAIITEKVA comes from the coding sequence ATGCTGCAGCTGAACGAAATATGCAATGCTTTTTCTGTAATCCTTGACATGGCAGGTGAAAGGACCTTTGAACATTCCAAAAGGACTGCTTATATAGCCACCCGACTTGGTGAAACAGTAGGCTTTCCAAAACATCTCTGCTTCTACGGCGGACTATTACACGATATTGGCGCCAGTGGGGAACTTAACGCTTATAGTCTGAAAGAAGTACACACGCAGCGGCATTTGATCTACGATCATGCCAAATTGGGGGCCGAAATAGTTAAAGATCTACCCTTTTTAGGGGAAATCTCCCCCCTGATTAAATACCATCATGAACACTATAACGGTTCCGGCGCATTTAAACTTTCCGGCAATGAAATTCCTTTAGGTGCCCGAATTTTGTACCTGGCAGACCAAATTGACTTGCAGTTAGGCGAAAATCTGGGGGAATCAATAAACAGGGAGAAAATTATTGGCTGGGTGCAAGAATTTTCCGGCAAAACAGTTTTCCCCGAGCTTAAAGACGCATTCCTAGTATTAGCCGCCACGGAGAGGTTTTGGCTGGATTTGGAGAACCGCAACCTGGACTACAGCTTATCCAAAATACAACCTCAGCCTCTTTATATTTCTTTTGAAGAATTTGAGGTTATAGCTCACGCTTTCAGCCGTATTATTGACAATAAGAGCAAATTCACCCACAACCATTCACTGGGGCTTTTTAAAGTAGCACAAAAACTGGCAGCGGGGTTGGGGTATGACGGATTAATGCTGAAAAAAATCGGCATAGCCGCCTACCTGCATGATTTAGGGAAGCTCATCGTTCCTAGAGAAATTCTGGAAAAGCCAGGCAAGCTTTCATCCGAAGAATTTGCTATCATAAAACAGCATACTTACTACACTAAAAAAATTTTATTGCAGGTCAAAGGCTTGGAAGATATTGCAAACTGGGCTGGCAACCACCATGAAAAATTAAACGGCACAGGGTACCCCGAAGGTTTGACTGTCCTTAGCCAGGAAGATCAGATCATCGCATTTGCCGACATCTATACAGCTTTAACAGAAGATCGACCTTACCGCGCTGGTTTAAGTCATGAGGAAGCAATAAAGATCATAGAAAAAATGGTTGAGAATAATGATTTAAGCCAAGAATTATTTCTTAAATTTCAAGCCATTATTACAGAAAAAGTGGCTTAA
- a CDS encoding NAD-dependent epimerase/dehydratase family protein — MNILITGGGGSVGTYLTSHFLAEGHNIRVLDPQPEKLQSLNSKSLEIIKASTLERAVLTKIVTGVDAVIHCAWSFSDSPEDVFQRDIGGLINLLTVTAEEGVKTFCNLSSAIVYGLPVTETIAEEHPCLVERARKPVYALGKLASEKLCAIYAQANSFSCFSIRFWWGFAEEIGGKHLREMIKAAREGQNLEVPAGAGGSFLHFMDLAAVLSGMLHGGTKLDGVYNLASFYVTWEEIAAMIREIVGRKIEVIAVPRESWQGSTFLADRWELATGKAQTELGFKEKLAPEEYKNLLRQAIKRCAENLV; from the coding sequence ATGAATATCTTAATAACCGGAGGCGGGGGTTCGGTAGGAACTTACCTGACCAGCCATTTTCTTGCAGAAGGTCATAACATTCGGGTGCTGGATCCACAACCGGAGAAACTACAGTCATTAAATAGCAAAAGTTTAGAAATAATTAAAGCCAGTACCTTGGAAAGAGCTGTTTTGACAAAAATCGTGACCGGTGTTGACGCAGTTATCCACTGTGCTTGGTCTTTTTCCGACAGTCCGGAAGATGTGTTTCAAAGGGACATCGGTGGATTAATCAATTTGTTAACAGTAACTGCAGAAGAAGGAGTAAAAACATTTTGCAACCTTAGTTCCGCCATAGTTTACGGGTTGCCTGTAACAGAAACCATAGCAGAGGAGCATCCTTGCTTGGTTGAGAGAGCAAGAAAACCGGTTTATGCCTTAGGGAAGCTCGCTTCTGAAAAATTATGTGCCATCTACGCCCAAGCTAACAGCTTCTCCTGTTTCAGCATTCGTTTTTGGTGGGGGTTTGCGGAAGAAATTGGCGGAAAACATTTAAGGGAAATGATTAAGGCAGCGCGAGAGGGACAGAATTTAGAAGTTCCGGCAGGCGCCGGCGGTAGTTTTTTACATTTTATGGATTTGGCTGCTGTTCTAAGTGGGATGCTCCATGGGGGTACCAAACTGGACGGCGTTTATAACTTAGCTTCGTTTTATGTAACCTGGGAAGAAATTGCCGCCATGATCAGGGAGATAGTTGGCCGGAAGATTGAAGTAATAGCGGTGCCGCGAGAGTCATGGCAAGGAAGTACCTTCCTGGCGGACAGGTGGGAGCTGGCAACAGGTAAGGCCCAAACGGAGCTTGGCTTTAAAGAGAAATTAGCGCCGGAGGAATATAAAAACTTGTTGAGGCAGGCAATTAAGCGCTGTGCTGAAAACCTTGTGTAA
- a CDS encoding beta-class carbonic anhydrase, translated as MLLEQILAANVKFCAQYIPQQLSPNPRRRLAVLTCMDCRLSGILEAAMGLDTGDAIFLKNAGNRVLNNEDVVRSLAAAVYELGVDEIIVVGHTKCGMKNIEGTAILQQMVKRGVVTGLKPAEIEEWLGKIQDEETNIKEAVQQLQSSKWLPKDLSIHGLLLDISTFRLKKVVSGY; from the coding sequence ATGCTTTTAGAGCAAATCCTGGCAGCAAATGTCAAATTTTGTGCCCAATATATTCCGCAACAATTATCGCCCAATCCTAGAAGGAGGCTAGCAGTCTTAACCTGTATGGATTGCAGGTTAAGCGGAATACTGGAAGCTGCAATGGGGTTAGATACCGGTGATGCGATTTTTCTAAAAAATGCCGGTAACCGGGTGCTAAATAACGAAGATGTTGTTCGTAGTCTGGCAGCTGCCGTATATGAATTAGGAGTTGATGAGATAATTGTTGTTGGTCATACTAAGTGTGGCATGAAAAATATTGAAGGCACTGCGATATTGCAGCAGATGGTTAAACGGGGGGTGGTAACTGGTTTAAAACCTGCTGAGATTGAAGAATGGCTCGGCAAAATACAAGATGAAGAAACAAATATTAAAGAGGCAGTGCAACAGTTGCAGAGTTCTAAATGGTTGCCGAAAGATTTGTCTATCCATGGACTGCTTTTAGATATATCAACCTTCCGGTTAAAAAAGGTAGTCAGCGGTTACTAA
- a CDS encoding L-lactate permease: protein MIGCAFQAWVVILIFVVFVIYLIKPLKDFLGDLWSLGLPFPETQTAFGFTNEAAKKYSSIKMFTAPGTLIFLSAFLAYLFYRTKKLWPAGGRGMVGNRVVKQAIGATVTVLTMSMMAVVMMETGMTTYLAHGMAKYTGALYAVISPFIGVLGAFMTGSNTNSNILFTGLQREVATLLGISPFVILGLQTTGGAIGNMFCPMNVALGTGVTGQAGREGDCLKATTLYTIVQCLVVGILAWLMLYVFFPGIK, encoded by the coding sequence ATGATTGGTTGTGCCTTCCAGGCATGGGTGGTTATTTTAATTTTTGTAGTTTTTGTTATCTATTTAATTAAGCCATTGAAAGATTTTCTGGGTGATCTCTGGTCACTGGGTTTGCCGTTTCCCGAAACACAAACAGCTTTCGGTTTTACCAACGAAGCGGCTAAAAAATACTCTTCAATTAAAATGTTCACAGCACCAGGAACTTTAATCTTTTTGTCAGCTTTTCTTGCCTACCTCTTTTATCGTACTAAAAAGCTCTGGCCCGCTGGAGGTAGGGGGATGGTTGGCAATAGAGTGGTAAAACAGGCCATTGGGGCAACTGTGACTGTGCTCACTATGAGCATGATGGCCGTAGTGATGATGGAAACAGGAATGACAACTTATTTGGCCCATGGCATGGCTAAATATACCGGCGCTCTTTATGCCGTTATTTCCCCGTTCATCGGTGTGCTAGGAGCTTTTATGACCGGCAGCAATACTAACTCCAATATCCTATTTACCGGTCTGCAGCGCGAAGTGGCTACCTTGCTAGGCATTAGTCCCTTTGTGATCCTTGGCTTGCAGACGACCGGCGGGGCAATTGGCAATATGTTTTGCCCGATGAACGTTGCTTTGGGGACCGGGGTTACTGGTCAAGCCGGTCGGGAAGGTGATTGCTTAAAAGCCACTACGCTATATACTATTGTGCAGTGCCTGGTTGTGGGTATTTTGGCGTGGCTAATGCTTTATGTCTTCTTCCCGGGTATCAAGTAA
- a CDS encoding L-lactate permease — protein sequence MQGLPELTVGRWLIAWIPILVVLILMMGFRWSGGKSGAVSWVASIIIGYFFFGGDLDILASGTIKGLWTTVWVLYIIWGAMTLYNVVDVTGSFKVIASTFTRLTHGNKLLQLLVLGWAFPSFIQGVCGFGVPVAVSSPLLVGLGFDPILAVVTALIGHSWAVTFGSLGSSYSVLVRLTDLDPTRLATFGALFLGICCLMVGWSISHYYGGWKGIKEGTPAVLIIGITMAVILNIMANFVTPYVASFTAGIAGLLVGGLVVTKLEVYKPKEGLLLEQGNEPFKFTTAFSAYFSTKINLKYSLTTAYGNQDNP from the coding sequence GTGCAAGGTTTACCTGAATTGACTGTGGGTAGGTGGCTAATTGCTTGGATCCCTATTCTGGTTGTGCTGATTTTAATGATGGGTTTTCGCTGGAGCGGTGGTAAATCAGGTGCTGTTTCCTGGGTGGCATCGATCATAATCGGCTATTTCTTCTTCGGTGGTGACTTGGATATTTTAGCTTCAGGGACTATTAAGGGATTGTGGACTACGGTGTGGGTATTGTACATCATTTGGGGTGCAATGACTTTATATAATGTGGTAGATGTTACGGGCAGTTTTAAAGTTATAGCTTCTACATTTACCCGGCTAACTCATGGTAACAAACTGTTGCAGCTATTAGTTTTAGGCTGGGCTTTTCCTTCTTTTATTCAAGGCGTTTGTGGATTTGGAGTTCCTGTAGCAGTAAGTTCTCCATTATTAGTAGGGTTAGGTTTTGATCCAATCTTGGCCGTAGTTACAGCGTTAATCGGGCACTCTTGGGCTGTGACATTCGGTTCTTTAGGTTCTTCCTACTCAGTATTAGTTCGTTTGACCGATCTCGATCCTACTAGACTGGCTACCTTTGGAGCTCTATTCTTAGGGATTTGCTGTTTAATGGTAGGGTGGAGCATCTCTCATTACTATGGCGGTTGGAAAGGAATTAAAGAGGGTACACCGGCTGTTCTTATAATTGGAATAACTATGGCTGTCATACTAAACATTATGGCAAATTTCGTTACTCCCTATGTAGCTTCTTTTACAGCCGGAATCGCAGGCTTATTAGTTGGGGGACTTGTGGTAACAAAACTTGAAGTTTATAAACCTAAGGAAGGATTACTACTTGAGCAGGGCAATGAACCTTTTAAATTTACTACTGCTTTTTCCGCTTATTTTAGTACGAAAATAAATTTGAAATATTCTTTAACAACTGCATATGGCAACCAGGATAACCCGTAA
- a CDS encoding chromate transporter: MLKLWQLFVAFFRVGILGFGGGPSSIPLVKMEVVDNFQWMSPTEFSELLALANALPGPIATKLAGYIGYKVAGISGLIVALSGTIMPSLLALLLIFKFWVKYKNLPAITGMTKAILPVVGVMLAILVYETFFKSISITSPWVSAVIGIISFILIKIFNVHDVIVVILALAFGAIALK, from the coding sequence ATGCTGAAGTTATGGCAGTTGTTTGTTGCTTTTTTCCGAGTAGGTATTTTAGGATTTGGAGGGGGACCGTCTTCCATCCCACTAGTTAAAATGGAAGTTGTAGATAATTTTCAGTGGATGTCGCCAACTGAATTCTCTGAACTTCTTGCTCTGGCCAATGCGTTACCAGGTCCAATCGCCACTAAGTTGGCCGGTTACATTGGCTATAAAGTAGCCGGTATATCCGGCTTGATCGTAGCCTTATCCGGTACTATTATGCCTTCATTACTAGCGTTGCTGCTAATTTTTAAATTTTGGGTCAAATATAAAAACCTGCCCGCCATAACCGGGATGACCAAGGCTATTTTACCGGTTGTAGGTGTCATGCTGGCCATTTTGGTCTATGAAACTTTTTTTAAATCCATATCAATTACCAGTCCATGGGTAAGTGCGGTCATTGGAATCATCAGCTTTATATTAATTAAAATTTTTAATGTCCATGATGTAATTGTGGTTATTCTGGCGTTAGCCTTTGGGGCAATAGCGCTTAAATAA
- a CDS encoding YgeY family selenium metabolism-linked hydrolase gives MTKIDRDNLVRFCSELIQRPSVSGQEQEVALRVQTEMRQLGFDVVWIDSWGNVIGKVSGNGNKKVLFNAHMDTVDVSNQEQWSYPPFGGVIEQGRIYGRGASDMKGALAAMIYAAKELIKDKHKLSGDVYIAGIVYEEIFEGVAFGNVLDQVNPDYVIIGEASELNLKIGQRGRAEISLTAFGKNAHSANPKVGYNAVYAMLKAVQKIMELKLPKHQFLGEAIIELTDIISYPFPGASVVPDFCKATFDRRLLVGEKPEGVLAQIEAIMDELRREDIQFKAKVEYTRGRGTTYTGSIIESTRFFPAWLMEEHSEIVQKSLQALRSAGLNPEISKYSFCTDGSQSAGIRNIPTVGFGPSREELAHVVDEYIEIDQMEQAALGYYWLAQKLLS, from the coding sequence ATGACTAAGATTGACAGGGATAATTTAGTTCGCTTTTGCAGTGAATTGATTCAGCGTCCAAGCGTATCCGGGCAGGAACAAGAAGTGGCCCTGAGGGTGCAGACGGAAATGCGGCAGTTGGGTTTTGACGTGGTTTGGATTGACTCTTGGGGTAATGTTATCGGAAAAGTCTCAGGTAACGGGAATAAAAAAGTGCTTTTTAATGCCCACATGGATACTGTAGATGTTTCAAACCAGGAGCAGTGGTCTTACCCTCCCTTTGGCGGTGTGATTGAACAAGGCAGGATTTATGGACGGGGAGCATCAGACATGAAAGGAGCCCTGGCGGCAATGATTTATGCCGCCAAGGAGCTAATTAAAGATAAGCATAAATTAAGCGGCGATGTGTATATAGCGGGCATTGTCTACGAGGAGATTTTTGAAGGAGTAGCTTTTGGCAACGTGCTGGACCAGGTGAATCCAGACTATGTAATTATTGGTGAGGCTTCCGAGCTCAATTTGAAAATCGGGCAAAGGGGCAGAGCGGAAATTTCCTTGACTGCTTTTGGGAAAAATGCCCACTCGGCTAATCCTAAAGTAGGATATAATGCGGTCTATGCTATGCTGAAGGCTGTGCAAAAGATAATGGAACTCAAGCTTCCAAAGCATCAATTTTTAGGTGAAGCAATAATCGAATTAACCGATATCATCTCCTATCCTTTCCCGGGGGCCTCTGTTGTCCCTGATTTCTGTAAAGCAACCTTTGACCGCAGGTTATTGGTTGGGGAAAAGCCTGAGGGAGTGTTGGCGCAAATTGAGGCAATAATGGATGAACTGCGCCGGGAGGATATTCAATTTAAGGCAAAGGTGGAATACACCCGGGGTCGAGGAACTACTTATACCGGTAGTATCATTGAAAGCACCAGGTTTTTCCCCGCATGGCTCATGGAGGAGCATAGCGAAATTGTGCAGAAGTCGCTCCAAGCGTTGCGATCCGCAGGATTAAACCCGGAAATATCCAAATACTCTTTTTGCACCGACGGCAGTCAAAGCGCAGGGATCCGAAACATACCCACCGTTGGTTTCGGCCCTTCCAGGGAGGAACTGGCCCATGTAGTGGATGAATACATAGAAATCGATCAGATGGAGCAAGCTGCTTTAGGCTACTACTGGCTGGCACAAAAACTGCTTAGTTGA
- a CDS encoding L-lactate permease, with translation MQGLPDLTIGRWLIAWIPIVLVLVLMMGFRWSGGKSGAVAWVASLIVGALFFGGDMDILASGTIKGLWTTVFVLYLIWGAMTLYNVVDVTGSFKVIASTFTRLTHGNKLLQLLVLGWAFPSFVQGVCGFGVPVAVGSPLLVGLGFDPIVAVVTALIGHSWSVTFGSLGSSYSVLVRLTDLDPTRLATFGALFLGIACLMVGFCIAHYYNGWKGIKDGLPAVLLIGGTMAIVLNIMANFVTPYVASFTAGICGLLVGGLVVTKLKAYKPKEEATIEYEKEPFSFATAFSAYFILIAVVFAIYLIKPVKDYLSDLWVLGLPFPETQTVFGFTNESAKKYSSIKMFTAPGTLIFTSAFLAYLYYRSRKLWPEGGGKMVLNRAVKQAIGATVTVLTMSMMAVVMMETGMTTYLAHGMAKYTGAAYAVISPFIGVLGAFMTGSNTNSNILFTGLQREVATLLAISPFVILGLQTTGGAIGNMFCPMNVALGTGVTNTVGREGECLKATTVYTIIQCLVVGVLAWLMLYVFFPGIK, from the coding sequence ATGCAAGGTTTACCGGACTTGACAATAGGGAGATGGCTCATCGCCTGGATACCCATCGTGTTAGTGCTGGTTCTGATGATGGGATTTCGCTGGAGTGGCGGAAAATCCGGCGCTGTAGCCTGGGTAGCGTCCTTAATTGTAGGTGCTTTATTTTTCGGTGGAGACATGGATATTTTAGCTTCAGGAACTATTAAAGGATTATGGACAACAGTATTTGTATTGTACTTAATCTGGGGAGCCATGACGTTATATAACGTAGTTGACGTGACCGGTAGTTTTAAAGTGATAGCATCAACATTTACCCGACTTACCCACGGCAATAAGTTACTGCAGCTTTTGGTGCTGGGCTGGGCTTTTCCGTCTTTTGTTCAAGGTGTCTGCGGTTTTGGTGTACCTGTTGCTGTAGGATCGCCACTATTAGTCGGTTTAGGATTTGACCCGATTGTAGCAGTTGTTACAGCTTTAATTGGGCACTCATGGTCAGTTACCTTTGGATCGCTTGGTTCCTCTTATTCAGTTTTGGTACGTTTGACAGATCTTGACCCCACCAGGCTAGCCACTTTTGGCGCATTGTTCTTAGGAATTGCCTGTTTAATGGTCGGCTTTTGCATCGCTCACTACTATAACGGTTGGAAGGGAATTAAAGACGGTTTGCCAGCTGTTTTACTAATTGGTGGTACCATGGCAATTGTGCTAAACATAATGGCCAATTTCGTCACCCCGTACGTTGCATCGTTTACCGCCGGTATTTGCGGGTTATTGGTAGGAGGGCTTGTAGTCACCAAGTTAAAAGCTTATAAACCAAAAGAAGAGGCAACAATTGAGTATGAGAAAGAACCGTTTAGTTTTGCTACAGCATTTTCTGCTTATTTTATCCTCATAGCCGTAGTTTTTGCAATTTACCTAATCAAACCTGTGAAGGATTATTTAAGTGACTTATGGGTTTTAGGCTTGCCATTTCCCGAAACCCAAACAGTATTTGGTTTTACAAACGAATCGGCAAAAAAATATTCATCTATCAAAATGTTTACCGCTCCAGGGACGTTGATCTTTACATCTGCTTTTTTGGCGTATTTGTACTATCGCTCCAGGAAGCTTTGGCCTGAGGGCGGAGGAAAAATGGTGCTGAACAGGGCCGTAAAACAAGCTATTGGAGCTACAGTTACTGTGCTCACTATGAGTATGATGGCCGTAGTAATGATGGAGACAGGAATGACAACTTACCTGGCTCATGGTATGGCCAAATATACCGGTGCTGCTTACGCCGTAATCTCCCCCTTTATTGGAGTATTGGGGGCATTTATGACCGGAAGCAATACCAACTCCAACATATTATTTACCGGTTTACAGAGAGAAGTAGCTACTTTGCTGGCAATTAGCCCCTTTGTAATCTTGGGCTTACAAACTACCGGCGGTGCTATTGGCAATATGTTCTGCCCGATGAACGTGGCACTTGGTACCGGGGTAACCAATACTGTGGGCCGTGAAGGGGAGTGCTTGAAAGCTACAACAGTTTATACTATTATTCAGTGTTTGGTCGTTGGTGTTTTGGCTTGGTTAATGCTCTACGTATTCTTCCCGGGGATTAAGTAA